A genomic window from Vicia villosa cultivar HV-30 ecotype Madison, WI unplaced genomic scaffold, Vvil1.0 scaffold8, whole genome shotgun sequence includes:
- the LOC131643199 gene encoding carboxylesterase 1-like yields the protein MSNPTSQPPSTTIDPYLFLKIHHNPDDTLTRNLEDPHTSPSSDTTLRISVLTKDLTINNSNKTSLRLFLPKKATVSDQNNKVLPLIVFFHGSGYIVTSAASTPFHDFCVEMAETVEAVVASVDYRLAPGHRLPAAYDDAMEAFSLIKCSGDEWLTRYVDYSKCFIMGNSAGANIAYRAGLRVVENVKHLDPLKFQGLIIRQPFFGGTQRTESEVRLENNPHFPLCVSDMLWKLALPIGVGGNRDHEYSNLTAGNGGGEKYEKIKDQGWKVLVSMNGGDPLVDRSKELVKLMEEKGVEVVIDLQEEGFHGVEFSEPSKVKNFIGLVKGFVSSLAS from the exons ATGTCTAATCCAACTTCGCAACCACCATCAACAACAATTGATCCCTACCTATTCCTCAAAATCCACCATAATCCCGACGATACACTCACTCGAAATCTTGAAGATCCACACACTTCACCTTCATCAGACACCACTCTCCGAATCTCTGTTCTAACCAAAGATCTCACCATCAATAATTCAAACAAAACATCTCTTAGATTATTCCTACCTAAAAAAGCAACTGTTTCAGACCAAAACAACAAAGTTTTACCACTTATTGTTTTCTTCCATGGAAGTGGCTACATCGTAACAAGTGCTGCCTCCACTCCATTCCATGATTTTTGTGTCGAAATGGCTGAAACTGTAGAGGCTGTTGTCGCATCGGTTGATTATCGCCTCGCGCCAGGGCACCGGTTGCCGGCGGCATATGATGATGCTATGGAAGCATTCAGTTTGATTAAATGTAGTGGAGATGAATGGTTGACTAGATATGTTGACTATTCTAAGTGTTTTATAATGGGGAATAGTGCTGGAGCTAATATTGCATACCGTGCAGGACTACGTGTGGTTGAAAACGTGAAACATCTTGATCCGTTGAAATTCCAAGGGTTGat catacgTCAACCATTTTTTGGTGGGACTCAGAGGACTGAATCAGAGGTGAGACTAGAGAATAATCCTCACTTTCCATTGTGTGTTAGTGATATGTTATGGAAATTAGCATTACCAATTGGAGTAGGAGGTAACCGTGATCATGAGTATTCTAATCTAACGGCTGGGAATGGTGGTGGTGAAAAATATGAGAAGATTAAGGATCAAGGGTGGAAGGTGTTGGTGAGTATGAACGGTGGGGATCCATTGGTGGATCGCAGTAAGGAATTGGTGAAATTGATGGAGGAGAAGGGTGTGGAAGTGGTGATTGATTTAcaagaagaaggttttcatggtGTTGAGTTTTCTGAGCCATCTAAGGTAAAGAACTTCATTGGATTGGTGAAGGGTTTCGTTTCCTCTTTGGCTTCTTAG